A stretch of Planctomicrobium piriforme DNA encodes these proteins:
- a CDS encoding class I SAM-dependent methyltransferase: MAIKDFGPIESDYAFFMKHATEAESDVAAYVNELKDFAKGRASIRLLDFGCGTGEFTQRFASTLNWPPHVLRMTLVEPVPHQLSEAAQRLAAFSTHPIESLQSLPLNRKRCFDLVLSNHVLYYVEDLDSTLGQMCESLGPWGKLLLAIAGWENPLIQLWKTGFEMLGRSIPYSVSEDVESVLQRRGTPYLKSKAFYQLRFIDTEENRLKIIRFLFGEHLQELSPRRLLKELDPFARREHIEISTESDHYTIDSPQVLE, translated from the coding sequence ATGGCAATCAAGGATTTTGGCCCGATCGAAAGCGACTATGCGTTCTTCATGAAGCATGCCACAGAAGCGGAAAGCGATGTGGCTGCCTATGTAAACGAACTGAAGGATTTTGCCAAAGGGCGGGCATCCATCCGCCTGCTCGACTTTGGCTGCGGCACAGGTGAGTTCACGCAGCGATTCGCATCGACTCTGAACTGGCCGCCCCATGTGCTGCGGATGACGCTTGTCGAGCCGGTCCCCCATCAGCTCTCGGAAGCGGCACAACGTCTGGCGGCGTTCAGCACGCACCCGATCGAATCTCTCCAGAGTCTGCCCTTGAATCGAAAGCGATGTTTCGACCTGGTGCTCTCGAATCATGTGCTGTACTACGTCGAGGATCTCGATTCGACGCTGGGGCAGATGTGCGAATCACTTGGCCCCTGGGGAAAACTGCTGTTGGCTATTGCCGGATGGGAAAATCCTCTGATTCAACTCTGGAAGACCGGCTTCGAGATGCTGGGCCGGTCCATCCCGTACTCTGTGTCAGAAGACGTCGAATCAGTGTTGCAGCGGCGAGGGACTCCATATCTGAAGTCAAAGGCGTTCTATCAACTGAGATTCATCGACACGGAAGAGAACAGGCTCAAAATCATCCGCTTCCTGTTCGGCGAGCATCTTCAAGAACTGTCGCCGCGCCGCCTGCTGAAAGAATTGGACCCCTTCGCTCGCCGCGAGCATATCGAAATCAGTACGGAGAGTGATCACTACACCATCGACTCGCCGCAAGTGTTAGAGTGA
- a CDS encoding MFS transporter, which yields MNQNLEARLPRAASSPELATLGVLYALSLSHFLNDTIQAVLPAIYPLLKETHGLTFTQIGLITLTFQLTASLLQPLVGLYTDRRPLPYSLVSGMGATLIGLLLLSQATTLVSILFAAGLVGLGSSVFHPEASRLAQLASGGRHGFAQALFQVGGNLGSSCGPLLAAWVVMPIGQPAIAWFAVIALIAMFVLQRLGSWYSQQLQLRMNAPRRAAARPRHRLSTRQVTAAIVVLIVLIVSKYFYLVSLTNYYTFFLIDKFQVSVQTSQLCLFAFLFAVAAGTIAGGPLGDRFGRKVVIWASIFGVAPFSLALPHANLPTTIVLSMFAGLILASAFSAILVFAQDLMPGRVGMVAGLFFGFAFGVSGIASAVLGVWADQIGLEAVFRFCAYLPLLGLLAVFLPDVDRIDPLLETEHARGNSEPQIQ from the coding sequence ATGAATCAGAATCTCGAAGCGCGTCTGCCTCGCGCCGCTTCCTCGCCCGAACTGGCCACGCTGGGCGTGTTGTATGCGTTGAGCCTGTCGCACTTTCTGAATGACACCATTCAGGCGGTGCTGCCTGCCATCTATCCGTTGTTGAAAGAGACGCACGGGCTGACGTTTACGCAGATCGGTCTCATTACGCTCACATTTCAATTGACGGCGTCGTTGCTGCAGCCGCTGGTTGGTCTCTATACCGATCGCCGACCGCTGCCGTATTCGCTCGTCAGCGGCATGGGGGCGACTCTCATTGGCTTGCTGCTGCTGTCTCAGGCGACGACGCTGGTCTCGATTCTGTTTGCGGCCGGTCTGGTGGGTCTGGGATCATCGGTGTTTCATCCCGAAGCGTCGCGACTGGCGCAGCTCGCGTCAGGTGGGCGACATGGATTCGCCCAGGCGCTCTTTCAAGTTGGCGGAAACCTGGGGAGTTCTTGCGGGCCGCTGCTCGCTGCCTGGGTGGTGATGCCAATCGGTCAGCCGGCGATTGCCTGGTTCGCGGTGATCGCATTGATCGCGATGTTCGTGCTGCAGCGGCTGGGGAGTTGGTACAGCCAGCAACTGCAATTACGCATGAATGCGCCGCGGCGCGCAGCGGCTCGCCCGCGCCATCGCCTGTCGACGCGCCAAGTGACCGCCGCAATCGTGGTGCTGATCGTGTTGATTGTCTCGAAGTACTTCTATCTCGTGAGCCTGACCAACTACTACACGTTCTTCCTGATCGACAAATTTCAGGTGTCCGTCCAGACGTCGCAGTTATGCCTGTTTGCATTTCTGTTTGCGGTCGCGGCCGGCACGATTGCCGGCGGTCCACTGGGAGACCGGTTCGGCCGCAAGGTGGTGATCTGGGCCTCGATCTTTGGAGTCGCCCCGTTTTCGCTGGCGTTACCGCATGCCAACCTGCCAACCACGATTGTCCTGAGCATGTTTGCAGGCTTGATTCTGGCGTCGGCGTTCTCGGCCATTCTCGTCTTCGCACAAGATCTGATGCCTGGGAGAGTCGGGATGGTGGCCGGCCTGTTCTTTGGATTCGCGTTCGGCGTGAGCGGCATTGCATCGGCGGTGCTCGGCGTCTGGGCCGACCAGATCGGCCTGGAAGCAGTCTTCCGCTTCTGCGCCTATCTCCCGCTACTGGGCCTGCTGGCGGTCTTCTTGCCGGATGTCGACAGGATCGATCCGTTGCTGGAGACCGAGCATGCCAGGGGGAACTCTGAGCCTCAGATTCAGTAG